The genome window tttttgaaaaataaagttgtgaAAACGATAATAGTAATCAcacttatttttcaaataattgtaTCTCTAATTAATACATTCTTCTTCATAAAATACTTCGATTTCAAATTCTTCAATTAGTTTATTTCGAATTATTCGGCATTTATGGGAGTAAGTATAAATTTTGTGTGgctcgttttaatttttccagatagggttgttaaaaaattttggtTTTCTAGTTTATAATTTTCAATGGAACCTTGTTATGGAAAGAATCTTCGTTGAAATCTTTATATAAAGAGTGCCAACCATTTATATGGTCAATAGACAGCACCACTAAAGAAAcggaaaagaaaataaagaatgaATCTAAGATTGTAACAGTTGttcattttcttctttcttttatttcaTCAATTATTCTTCTACCTTCAGAAAACGAAAAAGATTATCATTTTACCATTTACCTTTttcgacaatatttcaaaaactacACCTCtgttttagaaatattttttttcgaaacttTTCCGGTAGTATGTTATACATTTGTATACCTATCACACGTAACACTATATGCTATTTCTcacacaaaatttcaaatgtataTGCTCCTGGACTGTATCAACTATTTGACCGCGGAGTACGAAGACGAAGACGACGTCAGTTTGTTGAAATCGGACGAGTACCAGAAAGTCATTAAAGAACGACTGCGCTTCTTTGTTATTCGACACATCGAACTGAAAAGGTGagtaaaaatagtatattgaagaacgagttttataagggttgatttggcgcacgagtcccaggtgtagaaaacgacccgtaggggacgagtgcgccaatgcccttataaaacgagtttttatgttattttttagaatttgcacccttgttttaatttttaaataaaaaatagttatttttatattaagtgcgcgaagagagtgttttttgtgcatgaaaaggtcttttacgccgagacgaaggtcgaggcagtataagcctttgaatgcacaaaaacatcttcgcgcacgaaatataaacaatattttttctataattgattcaaaaaattgaaattaaaaattcaaatttttgaaggaactctgaagtttcaatgcagtgaccacgttgctaggtaactaataaaaaacagtgcgtgaaatgaaaaacagaaatagtcgtatgcgtgaaattgcatttcacacactattttgtatggtttctatggtttcgatcttactaacaatgcaaaaaaaaatacacgtcagaaaatgacccacttcaggcacagataactatgcgtgaatttcaattttttgaatcaattatagaaaaaataaattttcaaattctagggaattttgtattaattggtaattcaaggcaacggatgcaactacatctgcaacagatattaaaaagtagagtttgaacattaatattggaaattttttggtctaaataatatgaaatattgataaaaatttccttagggccggtttcaccaacgtgagttaaatttaattaagattaaaatatacgaaaacattgttataacaataggtaacttaaGTAAcaaagcattttaacctacagttaactttaactggcgttggtgaaatcggcccttagagatctattaaaccacgagtgctttaatagatagccataaacgactccaaattgaatacaataatagacctattagagacgcaaattctaaaaaaaattattatataggatgtcccaaaattgaggtactaactacttactaccttattgAGGATGATTAAATGtacaggaaaaaaaaattttttctgacaataaaatcaattattgttattaacagtaatacaatgtaaataaagatATACTCaaacatcattaccttgcactgttttcgatttccaaaactTCTAAAtgctctattatgcaggattagatattggtagggcccggattttaggcaattaaaaagtcggaaataggtgcctaaaatagtcccttaaactactgcaaatagtcccttaaaaactgaaaataagccatactaggtccttaaagttgtggttaattaaattaaaaaatgtgtttttaaagttttaagtaggtacacacaacaagatatttactaattattttttattaattaatatacaatactacaagtttgttagttatttacattgttacgtatttacattgcatacaagatattgctctaaattttctactttaaaacattgtcggttatccaccaaaatggacttatattttgaaaaacttctttctacctcgcaagaggtaatgggcgcaaatttgtaataaatttcttccattttggtgtcatgttccggcacatcttcacctctaaaaattcttgccaattctagaagaaatttgtatccaggatttttttcagtaacatcttcaagtttttttaatgctactgctgctacagggcctggagatttttttagggaggtaaatacgttttcaacaattttgattgaatcggttaaaggtaacccatttttttccaattgagtaatactttcgcagattattttaaaattactgcgaacataaattaattggatttttattccgggtttcttcattatagactgtactttttgaatagcaacagcagaacttccatcaaaggacatgacaacctgtgagtagttaaaaacagtttaacaatcaattaatttgcttatcttttatatacttacttctttaatggaatcaaagtgttcgctgtaaaacatagcagcctgaagccatgttccccatcgtgttaaaattggctgtggaggcagtggcatttcttttagtttttctttgtacatttcaactctcaaaggtgccttaacgaaaatttttttcacgttcgaaattaaattatccacatcttcatattgatagcgaattttttcagccactagatttaaagcatgagctaagcatgtgacatgcacaatttttggataaaacaccttaaggtgtctaccagattttatcatatatggtgctccatccgttacaaacaaaagaaacttttcagcaacaactctggtactccacaagatttctacgcatagaaattttaaatcaaaataaatttaaaaaagtgaaaaacccttacctaaagattgatttacgaatctagctattgtctcatgatttgttctttctaattgtttagacgccaaaagataagattttccaggttcatcttctgaaagtttcccaaccagacaattcgccacatatcgcccaagtgcatctgttgtttcgtcaactgaaacccatatgttaaaaggatccagctcattccgaatgcggtcaatagtctaaaagtgaaaataattttaaattaaatattaaaagatagtatgttcatacatctttgtagcattttggtaaataatttttccgtaaagtagactcatccggaatttttctaccacaatattttgtcagaaaattctgaaacgcaggattttgtagtttgtgccatggtatattggcagctaaaaagacgttacaaagttccatattgaatgtactatttgccgattcctccaagttctgtgtcagcaacgtttgccgaagcggtgtcataatgttctctttatggatggccgtttgctcatgctgttgcaagtgacattttttttcgcatataaactacaaaaaataaaattttcaaataagtaaaaaatataaaatgacatatttttaattatgcttaacttaccagtttaccacaagctttacaaaacatttctcgggttgattttatttcatataaatctttcttgcttgtccactgtaatattttttcgcgtaaactaattttttgtttcggcattatgttcactttaaacaggttcacaagaaaca of Tenebrio molitor chromosome 6, icTenMoli1.1, whole genome shotgun sequence contains these proteins:
- the LOC138133579 gene encoding uncharacterized protein, yielding MTPLRQTLLTQNLEESANSTFNMELCNVFLAANIPWHKLQNPAFQNFLTKYCGRKIPDESTLRKNYLPKCYKDTIDRIRNELDPFNIWVSVDETTDALGRYVANCLVGKLSEDEPGKSYLLASKQLERTNHETIARFVNQSLEILWSTRVVAEKFLLFVTDGAPYMIKSGRHLKVFYPKIVHVTCLAHALNLVAEKIRYQYEDVDNLISNVKKIFVKAPLRVEMYKEKLKEMPLPPQPILTRWGTWLQAAMFYSEHFDSIKEVVMSFDGSSAVAIQKVQSIMKKPGIKIQLIYVRSNFKIICESITQLEKNGLPLTDSIKIVENVFTSLKKSPGPVAAVALKKLEDVTEKNPGYKFLLELARIFRGEDVPEHDTKMEEIYYKFAPITSCEVERSFSKYKSILVDNRQCFKVENLEQYLVCNVNT